A region from the Haliaeetus albicilla chromosome 16, bHalAlb1.1, whole genome shotgun sequence genome encodes:
- the BTBD10 gene encoding BTB/POZ domain-containing protein 10 isoform X2, with protein sequence MAGRPHPYDSNSSDPENWDRKLHNRPRKLCKHSSTSSRVAKGIDYTKMSLHGASGGHERSRDRRRSSDRSRDSSHERAESQLTPCIRNVTSPTRQYHSDREKDHSSSRPSSPRPQKTSPNGSVVSMGNSSRNSSQSSSDGSCKAGGEMVFVYENGKEGARNVRTSERVTLIVDNTRFVVDPSIFTAQPNTMLGRMFGSGREHNFTRPNEKGEYEVAEGIGSTVFRAILDYYKTGVIRCPDGISIPELREACDYLCISFEYSTIKCRDLSALMHELSNDGARKQFEFYLEEMILPLMVASAQSGERECHIVVLTDDDVVDWDEEYPPQMGEEYSQIIYSTKLYRFFKYIENRDVAKSVLKERGLKKIRLGIEGYPTYKEKVKKRPGGRPEVIYNYVQRPFIRMSWEKEEGKSRHVDFQCVKSKSITNLAAAAADIPQDQLVVMHPTPQVDELDILPIHPPPNNSEMDTEGQNPPL encoded by the exons cacCTCATCTCGTGTTGCTAAAGGAATAGACTACACAAAAATGAGCCTCCATGGTGCAAGTGGTGGACATGAGAGATCAAGGGACAGACGCAGATCAAGTGACAGATCTCGTGACTCATCCCACGAAAGAGCAGAATCTCAGCTCACTCCGTGCATCAGGAATGTTACTTCACCAACAAGACAGTATCATTCTG ATCGAGAAAAGGATCACAGTTCATCTCGACCAAGCAGCCCTCGTCCTCAGAAGACTTCCCCTAATGGTTCAGTTGTTAGCATggggaacagcagcagaaacagtaGCCAGTCAAGTTCAGATGGGAGCTGCAAGGCTGGTGGGGAAATGGTATTTGTATATGAAaacggaaaagagggagctcGGAATGTAAGAACTTCTGAACGAGTAACGCTCATAGTGGATAACACCAGATTTGTTGTAGATCCTTCTATCTTTACCGCACAACCTAATACAATGTTGGGCAG GATGTTTGGATCAGGCAGAGAACATAACTTTACACGTCCTAATGAAAAAGGAGAGTATGAAGTTGCTGAAGGAATTGGTTCCACTGTGTTTCGTGCTATTCTG GATTACTACAAGACTGGAGTGATACGCTGTCCTGATGGGATATCTATTCCTGAATTGAGAGAAGCGTGTGACTATCTCTGTATCTCTTTTGAGTATAGTACAATTAAATGCAGAGATCTCA GTGCTCTCATGCATGAACTGTCAAATGATGGTGCACGCAAACAGTTTGAGTTTTATCTGGAAGAAATGATTCTCCCATTAATGGTAGCCAGTGCCCAAAGTGGTGAGAGGGAGTGCCACATTGTTGTGCTCACAGATGATGATGTTGTTGACTGGGATGAAGAGTATCCCCCACAAATGGGAGAGGAGTATTCACAAA ttaTTTACAGCACAAAGTTGTATAGATTCTTCAAATACATTGAAAATCGAGATGTGGCCAAATCAGTTCTGAAGGAAAGGGGGCTCAAAAAGATCCGACTGGGCATTGAAG GTTACCCTACGTacaaagagaaagtgaaaaagcGACCGGGCGGAAGGCCAGAGGTGATTTACAACTACGTCCAAAGACCATTTATTCGGATGTcgtgggagaaggaggaaggaaagagtcGGCATGTTGACTTTCAGTGCGTGAAAAGCAAATCTATTACAAAtttagcagcagcagcggcagatATACCCCAGGACCAGCTTGTGGTAATGCATCCTACCCCCCAAGTAGACGAGCTGGATATTCTGCCTATTCATCCTCCACCTAATAACAGTGAGATGGATACTGAGGGACAAAACCCACCTCTCTGA
- the BTBD10 gene encoding BTB/POZ domain-containing protein 10 isoform X3, whose product MSLHGASGGHERSRDRRRSSDRSRDSSHERAESQLTPCIRNVTSPTRQYHSDREKDHSSSRPSSPRPQKTSPNGSVVSMGNSSRNSSQSSSDGSCKAGGEMVFVYENGKEGARNVRTSERVTLIVDNTRFVVDPSIFTAQPNTMLGRMFGSGREHNFTRPNEKGEYEVAEGIGSTVFRAILDYYKTGVIRCPDGISIPELREACDYLCISFEYSTIKCRDLSALMHELSNDGARKQFEFYLEEMILPLMVASAQSGERECHIVVLTDDDVVDWDEEYPPQMGEEYSQIIYSTKLYRFFKYIENRDVAKSVLKERGLKKIRLGIEGYPTYKEKVKKRPGGRPEVIYNYVQRPFIRMSWEKEEGKSRHVDFQCVKSKSITNLAAAAADIPQDQLVVMHPTPQVDELDILPIHPPPNNSEMDTEGQNPPL is encoded by the exons ATGAGCCTCCATGGTGCAAGTGGTGGACATGAGAGATCAAGGGACAGACGCAGATCAAGTGACAGATCTCGTGACTCATCCCACGAAAGAGCAGAATCTCAGCTCACTCCGTGCATCAGGAATGTTACTTCACCAACAAGACAGTATCATTCTG ATCGAGAAAAGGATCACAGTTCATCTCGACCAAGCAGCCCTCGTCCTCAGAAGACTTCCCCTAATGGTTCAGTTGTTAGCATggggaacagcagcagaaacagtaGCCAGTCAAGTTCAGATGGGAGCTGCAAGGCTGGTGGGGAAATGGTATTTGTATATGAAaacggaaaagagggagctcGGAATGTAAGAACTTCTGAACGAGTAACGCTCATAGTGGATAACACCAGATTTGTTGTAGATCCTTCTATCTTTACCGCACAACCTAATACAATGTTGGGCAG GATGTTTGGATCAGGCAGAGAACATAACTTTACACGTCCTAATGAAAAAGGAGAGTATGAAGTTGCTGAAGGAATTGGTTCCACTGTGTTTCGTGCTATTCTG GATTACTACAAGACTGGAGTGATACGCTGTCCTGATGGGATATCTATTCCTGAATTGAGAGAAGCGTGTGACTATCTCTGTATCTCTTTTGAGTATAGTACAATTAAATGCAGAGATCTCA GTGCTCTCATGCATGAACTGTCAAATGATGGTGCACGCAAACAGTTTGAGTTTTATCTGGAAGAAATGATTCTCCCATTAATGGTAGCCAGTGCCCAAAGTGGTGAGAGGGAGTGCCACATTGTTGTGCTCACAGATGATGATGTTGTTGACTGGGATGAAGAGTATCCCCCACAAATGGGAGAGGAGTATTCACAAA ttaTTTACAGCACAAAGTTGTATAGATTCTTCAAATACATTGAAAATCGAGATGTGGCCAAATCAGTTCTGAAGGAAAGGGGGCTCAAAAAGATCCGACTGGGCATTGAAG GTTACCCTACGTacaaagagaaagtgaaaaagcGACCGGGCGGAAGGCCAGAGGTGATTTACAACTACGTCCAAAGACCATTTATTCGGATGTcgtgggagaaggaggaaggaaagagtcGGCATGTTGACTTTCAGTGCGTGAAAAGCAAATCTATTACAAAtttagcagcagcagcggcagatATACCCCAGGACCAGCTTGTGGTAATGCATCCTACCCCCCAAGTAGACGAGCTGGATATTCTGCCTATTCATCCTCCACCTAATAACAGTGAGATGGATACTGAGGGACAAAACCCACCTCTCTGA
- the BTBD10 gene encoding BTB/POZ domain-containing protein 10 isoform X1: MPKDADLAFKAAFLEGTEFLCALISKLFPCFCISSLIDTRGSTSSRVAKGIDYTKMSLHGASGGHERSRDRRRSSDRSRDSSHERAESQLTPCIRNVTSPTRQYHSDREKDHSSSRPSSPRPQKTSPNGSVVSMGNSSRNSSQSSSDGSCKAGGEMVFVYENGKEGARNVRTSERVTLIVDNTRFVVDPSIFTAQPNTMLGRMFGSGREHNFTRPNEKGEYEVAEGIGSTVFRAILDYYKTGVIRCPDGISIPELREACDYLCISFEYSTIKCRDLSALMHELSNDGARKQFEFYLEEMILPLMVASAQSGERECHIVVLTDDDVVDWDEEYPPQMGEEYSQIIYSTKLYRFFKYIENRDVAKSVLKERGLKKIRLGIEGYPTYKEKVKKRPGGRPEVIYNYVQRPFIRMSWEKEEGKSRHVDFQCVKSKSITNLAAAAADIPQDQLVVMHPTPQVDELDILPIHPPPNNSEMDTEGQNPPL; this comes from the exons ATGCCAAAGGATGCTGATCTGGCTTTCAAAGCTGCCTTCTTGGAAGGAACAGAATTCCTTTGTGCTCtgatttcaaaattatttccatgcTTTTGCATTTCCTCCCTGATAGATACAAGAGGAAG cacCTCATCTCGTGTTGCTAAAGGAATAGACTACACAAAAATGAGCCTCCATGGTGCAAGTGGTGGACATGAGAGATCAAGGGACAGACGCAGATCAAGTGACAGATCTCGTGACTCATCCCACGAAAGAGCAGAATCTCAGCTCACTCCGTGCATCAGGAATGTTACTTCACCAACAAGACAGTATCATTCTG ATCGAGAAAAGGATCACAGTTCATCTCGACCAAGCAGCCCTCGTCCTCAGAAGACTTCCCCTAATGGTTCAGTTGTTAGCATggggaacagcagcagaaacagtaGCCAGTCAAGTTCAGATGGGAGCTGCAAGGCTGGTGGGGAAATGGTATTTGTATATGAAaacggaaaagagggagctcGGAATGTAAGAACTTCTGAACGAGTAACGCTCATAGTGGATAACACCAGATTTGTTGTAGATCCTTCTATCTTTACCGCACAACCTAATACAATGTTGGGCAG GATGTTTGGATCAGGCAGAGAACATAACTTTACACGTCCTAATGAAAAAGGAGAGTATGAAGTTGCTGAAGGAATTGGTTCCACTGTGTTTCGTGCTATTCTG GATTACTACAAGACTGGAGTGATACGCTGTCCTGATGGGATATCTATTCCTGAATTGAGAGAAGCGTGTGACTATCTCTGTATCTCTTTTGAGTATAGTACAATTAAATGCAGAGATCTCA GTGCTCTCATGCATGAACTGTCAAATGATGGTGCACGCAAACAGTTTGAGTTTTATCTGGAAGAAATGATTCTCCCATTAATGGTAGCCAGTGCCCAAAGTGGTGAGAGGGAGTGCCACATTGTTGTGCTCACAGATGATGATGTTGTTGACTGGGATGAAGAGTATCCCCCACAAATGGGAGAGGAGTATTCACAAA ttaTTTACAGCACAAAGTTGTATAGATTCTTCAAATACATTGAAAATCGAGATGTGGCCAAATCAGTTCTGAAGGAAAGGGGGCTCAAAAAGATCCGACTGGGCATTGAAG GTTACCCTACGTacaaagagaaagtgaaaaagcGACCGGGCGGAAGGCCAGAGGTGATTTACAACTACGTCCAAAGACCATTTATTCGGATGTcgtgggagaaggaggaaggaaagagtcGGCATGTTGACTTTCAGTGCGTGAAAAGCAAATCTATTACAAAtttagcagcagcagcggcagatATACCCCAGGACCAGCTTGTGGTAATGCATCCTACCCCCCAAGTAGACGAGCTGGATATTCTGCCTATTCATCCTCCACCTAATAACAGTGAGATGGATACTGAGGGACAAAACCCACCTCTCTGA